A segment of the Syntrophorhabdaceae bacterium genome:
TTTCGTGTTGCACCTCGACCTTGGCGATCTCCCTGAAGAGCGTGGCGATCTCGCCAAAACCTTCCTCATCTGCAATACGCGCTGCCTCAGGATAAAGGACTGAATGTTCAAGATTTTCACCTGCTGCCGCAGCCTTCAGGTTGTCTATCGTTGTGCCGATTACGCCGGCAGGATAGGACGCGGTAATCTCTGTTTCCCCGCCTTCAAGGAATTGAAAAAACCTCTTGGCGTGTTCTTTTTCGTTGTCCGCGGTATCGGCAAAAAACCACGATATCTGTTCGTACCCCTCTTTTTTAGCCTGTGATGAAAAATAAGTATACCTGTTCCTTGCCTGCGATTCACCGGCAAAGCTTGCAAGTAGATTGTGTT
Coding sequences within it:
- a CDS encoding rubrerythrin family protein, whose product is MKSIKGTKTEHNLLASFAGESQARNRYTYFSSQAKKEGYEQISWFFADTADNEKEHAKRFFQFLEGGETEITASYPAGVIGTTIDNLKAAAAGENLEHSVLYPEAARIADEEGFGEIATLFREIAKVEVQHE